The genomic region TGTTGTCACTCAAAGTCCCCTGTTTTTTCTTTTTAATAATTACGTTATTCATTTCATCCTGGGAATATGAAAGACCTTGTTTAATTGCAAAATCAACACAAAAATCACTTATTTTTTTAGTATTACCTGAACCATGAGGAATTTTTGATATTTCGTTAAAATAATAAAAAACTCTTTCAGGCTCTATTCCTTTTAAAACATTCATTTTTCTACCTCTATTTCAAATTTTTTACTCTGCAGTAAATATAATACTTTACATAACGCTTTTTCCGAAAGTATTCTTCTAAAAAAAACTGCTATTTTCATTAAAAGACCCGGAATAATTATAAGTTTTCCTTTAAACATCATTTTAATGGTATAAGAAGAAACTTTGTCACAATCTGCTATAATTAAATCTCTGCCTTTTTCTTTGCCGTTTCCGAAACTTACTTTCGCAACCTTTTCAAATTCGGTTTTGACAGGTCCGGGACAAAGAACACTTATTTTAACATTTGATTTTTCCTGTCTTAATTCTTCGTATATTGACTCGGTAAGCCTGAAAACGTATGCTTTAGTCGCATAGTAAGAAGAGAAAAGAGGACCTGGGAAAAAAGCAGCAATAGATGCAACATTTAAAATATATCCTTTATTTTTCTCTTTGAATTTTTTTACTGCCATTTTTGTTAAAATATGAACTGCGCGAACATTGGTATCAAGCATTTTAAGTTCAGAATCTAAATCTGACGACGAAAAATCACCAAACACTCCAAACCCTGCATTATTTATAAAAACATCTGTATCAGAAAGTTCTTTTTCAATTTCTCTATATGACTCTTCTTTTGTGATATCAAGGCATTTAATATAAAGATTTGTTTTTATTTTACTTTCAAGTTCTTTTAACTTATCTTCTCTTCTTGCAACTGCAATAATATCATATCCCATTTTAGATAAAATTATTGCCATACTTCTTCCAAGTCCTGAACTCGCTCCTGTAATTAACGCTTTCATACTTTAGCCTCCGTTACTCATTCTACTTTAATTTATAATACCACATCTTAGAATTAAAGTCCAATATTTATTAAAAAATTAAAAAAATATAAAAAAGCCTTGACTTATAGACAAATATGGTATAAAATAGTACGGTAACCGCTCGAGTACGGTCATAATAATTGTTAAGTAGATATATTAATATCTTCTTACGATTAACCTTACAAGGCGAGTCCTAAAAAATAAAGGGAGGTGCTACAGAATGTACGCAGTAATCGAAACAGGCGGTAAACAATACAAAGTTTGTGAAGGTGATGTTATCTTCATTGAAAAATTAGAAGTTTCTGAAGGTGATGTTATTACACTTGACAAAGTTGTTGCAATCGCTGATGACAATGGTATCAAAGTTGCTGATGAAGTTAACGGTGCTTCAGTTTCTGCAAAAGTTTTAAAGAACGGAAAAGAAAAGAAAGTTATCGTTTACAAAATGAAACCTAAAAAAGGTTACAGAAAAAAACAAGGTCACAGACAACCTTATACAAAAGTTCAGATTGAAAAAATCTCTATGTAATTATGACTAAGATTGAAATTACAAAAGATAAGTCGGGTAATATAGTTAAATTTGTAATTGACGGGCATTCGGAATTTTCGCAAAATGAGGATATCGTTTGTTCTGCTATATCATCTGTATCGTATGCCACATTAAACGGCATTGAAAAACTTCTTAATATCCCCTTCGGATATGAAAAAAGTGACGGATACTTATATTTTGTTCTTCCCGACGATTTAAAAAAAGAATTAAGAGAACAAGCAAATATATTACTTAATTCTATGTATTTGTTCTTTTTAGATTTAGAAGAGCAATACAAAGAAAATGTTAATATTATTACGCTGGAGGTGTAAAAATGTTTAGATTAGATCTTCAATTATTTGCTCATAAAAAAGGTATGGGTAGCACCAAGAACGGTAGAGACAGTGAAGCTAAAAGACTTGGTGTTAAAAAAGGCGACGGTCAGGCTGTTTTAGCAGGAAATATTCTTGTTAGACAAAGAGGTACAAAAATTCATCCGGGAACAAATGTTGGTAAAGGTTCTGACGATACTTTATTTGCATTGGTTGACGGTAAAGTTAAATTTGAAAGATTAGGCAAAGACAAGAAACAAGTTAGTGTTATTGCCGGTTAATCATTTTGATTTTTGTGGGTTGCAGCTTTAGTTGCAACCCTTTTTTGAAACTTTAGCCGGAAAATTTGACGGCTTACAGGAGGGACTTTTTATGTTTATAGATAAAGCGAAGATTTTTGTTAAAGCCGGCAACGGCGG from Oscillospiraceae bacterium harbors:
- a CDS encoding SDR family NAD(P)-dependent oxidoreductase: MKALITGASSGLGRSMAIILSKMGYDIIAVARREDKLKELESKIKTNLYIKCLDITKEESYREIEKELSDTDVFINNAGFGVFGDFSSSDLDSELKMLDTNVRAVHILTKMAVKKFKEKNKGYILNVASIAAFFPGPLFSSYYATKAYVFRLTESIYEELRQEKSNVKISVLCPGPVKTEFEKVAKVSFGNGKEKGRDLIIADCDKVSSYTIKMMFKGKLIIIPGLLMKIAVFFRRILSEKALCKVLYLLQSKKFEIEVEK
- the rplU gene encoding 50S ribosomal protein L21, which gives rise to MYAVIETGGKQYKVCEGDVIFIEKLEVSEGDVITLDKVVAIADDNGIKVADEVNGASVSAKVLKNGKEKKVIVYKMKPKKGYRKKQGHRQPYTKVQIEKISM
- a CDS encoding ribosomal-processing cysteine protease Prp; translated protein: MTKIEITKDKSGNIVKFVIDGHSEFSQNEDIVCSAISSVSYATLNGIEKLLNIPFGYEKSDGYLYFVLPDDLKKELREQANILLNSMYLFFLDLEEQYKENVNIITLEV
- a CDS encoding 50S ribosomal protein L27 — translated: MFRLDLQLFAHKKGMGSTKNGRDSEAKRLGVKKGDGQAVLAGNILVRQRGTKIHPGTNVGKGSDDTLFALVDGKVKFERLGKDKKQVSVIAG